A single window of Dermacentor albipictus isolate Rhodes 1998 colony chromosome 1, USDA_Dalb.pri_finalv2, whole genome shotgun sequence DNA harbors:
- the LOC135905100 gene encoding uncharacterized protein — MQLRWALVAVAAALLSTPGLAEDPARMKRQSRPPQDPSHDPNYSVFVRALPPNANPPAGPQPPNSPVRFANDFAQPVQQSPPPQFSVRNQPQYQFQQQPQQQPQQQPQQQPQQQQHQPQQQLQFQFNRQQQSLSPQQLLLQQQQQQQQQQQQQFRQFQQQNPQPQQPPQLSVQQPQQPFPHQQQQVFNNQQQQHRQQQQQQQQQQQQQQQQQQQQQFISPQQQQQQQQQFPQQQQFPQQQQFPQQHQQQVPQQRQQFSFSDGSQQQPRQGFAFPQQAPVTPSTTPKPPPSLQSFPRHSFSVSSSTSSEDALRQGKIVGSIQPPAQVIQKSPASEIESSKQAEAKDKAAKSKDKEKDEYVVYYYYYYDDDNKKNLSLNFDDVPSLEGFDKTDGSKLKGKGSSQRLASPNPQNRFEPKTVTTSPPSGQQPAPPPAFPLEHGVTSAPQTVTQVSVSVSVSEGTHVLLPSQPFEAKRPPLAGPPNLGFTGAKLVPDPGVPIGPAPDVRGLVTPQGSPVSTVSPPSDTQVANEISGRKGAADLLTTSAETTTPTTTTTTTEAPTTLAPTTTTTEEPTTTTEKTKRPFGNRRRFGGAHGAGAHVRAPGSRKSHTTSTTTTTPATSSTRRLLGGLRRNRPTPRSSSSRLQFGRRPSPIHSRHQKEEEPEEEESTSPADAEPTTTTAAPANNGKKRFGGSSRFGGKSARTRTSSTAASSTTAAPKRPGARPSSGGLFGRTNRGSRPRTSFTRHRPGHKKVEEEEKPEENEESSPVTTPENKEEASAASTETASKHEEAAAAASDSEATSEDSHATEAPAVTPESKPAHGRSRFGSRPRPALFGGSRPRPVLGR, encoded by the coding sequence GTGGGCCCTCGTGGCAGTGGCTGCCGCACTGCTGTCGACACCAGGCCTGGCTGAGGACCCGGCGCGGATGAAACGCCAGTCACGGCCGCCGCAAGACCCTTCGCACGACCCCAACTATAGCGTGTTCGTGCGGGCGCTGCCGCCGAACGCCAACCCTCCTGCAGGGCCCCAGCCGCCCAACAGTCCGGTCCGCTTCGCGAACGACTTCGCCCAACCCGTGCAGCAGTCGCCGCCGCCCCAGTTCTCGGTACGCAACCAGCCCCAGTACCAATTCCAGCAACAGCCGCAGCAACAGCcgcagcaacagccgcaacaacagccgcagcagcagcaacatcagCCGCAACAGCAGCTGCAGTTCCAGTTCAACCGTCAACAGCAGTCGCTGTCTCCACAACAGCTCTTActtcagcagcaacagcagcagcaacaacagcagcagcaacagtttAGGCAGTTCCAGCAGCAGAACCCGCAGCCACAGCAGCCGCCACAACTTTCAGTTCAACAGCCGCAGCAACCGTTTCCCCATCAGCAGCAACAAGTGTTCAATAACCAACAGCAACAGCatcgccaacagcagcagcagcagcagcagcagcagcagcagcagcagcagcagcagcagcagcagcagtttatCAGtccgcagcagcaacagcaacagcagcagcagtttcCTCAGCAGCAGCAGTTTCCTCAGCAGCAACAGTTTCCTCAGCAGCATCAGCAACAAGTGCCTCAACAGCGCCAGCAATTTAGCTTTTCCGACGGAAGTCAGCAGCAGCCCAGACAAGGCTTCGCGTTCCCGCAACAGGCGCCCGTTACGCCGTCGACCACACCGAAACCACCTCCATCATTGCAGTCCTTCCCGAGACACTCGTTCTCAGTATCCTCTTCGACGTCATCCGAGGATGCTCTGAGGCAAGGTAAGATCGTCGGCTCTATTCAGCCACCCGCTCAGGTCATCCAGAAATCACCGGCTTCGGAAATCGAGTCCAGCAAGCAAGCCGAGGCCAAAGACAAGGCTGCCAAAAGCAAGGACAAAGAGAAAGATGAGTACGTAgtttactactattactactatgATGATGACAACAAGAAGAATTTGTCCCTTAATTTCGACGACGTTCCCAGCCTGGAAGGTTTTGACAAGACCGATGGCTCTAAGCTGAAGGGTAAGGGTTCCAGTCAAAGGCTGGCTTCGCCTAACCCACAGAACAGGTTCGAACCCAAGACAGTCACAACGAGCCCACCGTCAGGGCAACAACCAGCGCCACCTCCTGCTTTCCCTCTAGAGCATGGTGTCACATCTGCTCCTCAGACTGTCACCCAAGTCTCGGTGTCGGTCTCCGTCTCCGAAGGAACGCACGTCTTGCTTCCAAGTCAACCGTTCGAGGCTAAACGTCCACCGCTTGCGGGCCCACCGAACTTGGGATTCACGGGAGCTAAACTCGTACCAGATCCAGGAGTTCCGATTGGTCCTGCACCTGATGTCCGAGGACTTGTCACGCCTCAAGGTTCGCCTGTATCCACCGTGTCACCGCCGTCGGACACGCAGGTAGCCAACGAGATCAGCGGCAGGAAAGGAGCGGCCGACCTCTTGACTACATCTGCAGAGACCACTACTCCGACGACGACCACCACGACAACAGAGGCACCGACCACTCTAGcaccgacgacaacgacaaccGAGGAACCGACGACCACGACTGAGAAGACGAAGAGGCCTTTCGGCAACAGGAGGCGGTTCGGCGGAGCGCACGGCGCGGGTGCGCATGTCAGAGCGCCCGGTTCCCGAAAGTCGCACACCACgtccacgacgacgacgacgccagcCACATCATCCACGCGAAGACTGCTGGGAGGACTGCGGCGAAACCGGCCGACGCCACGATCGTCGTCTAGCAGACTCCAGTTCGGCCGGCGTCCTTCGCCTATCCACTCGCGGCACCAGAAGGAGGAAGAGCCCGAGGAAGAAGAGAGCACGTCGCCAGCGGACGCAGAGCCGACTACGACCACCGCTGCTCCTGCAAACAACGGCAAGAAGCGCTTCGGCGGAAGCAGCCGCTTCGGTGGGAAGTCTGCGAGGACAAGGACCTCTAGCACGGCGGCGTCTTCGACAACGGCAGCACCCAAAAGACCCGGAGCTCGGCCCAGCTCTGGCGGGCTGTTCGGGCGCACCAATCGGGGTTCCAGGCCCCGCACGTCGTTCACCCGCCACCGACCTGGACACAAGAAGGTCGAGGAGGAAGAGAAGCCGGAAGAGAACGAGGAGTCGTCGCCGGTGACCACGCCGGAGAACAAGGAAGAGGCTTCGGCGGCATCTACCGAGACAGCCTCCAAGCATGAGGAAGCAGCGGCAGCTGCCTCCGATTCGGAGGCCACGTCTGAAGACAGCCACGCCACGGAGGCGCCCGCCGTCACGCCCGAGAGCAAGCCGGCGCATGGCCGGAGTCGCTTCGGGTCCAGACCGCGACCCGCGCTCTTCGGAGGTAGCCGGCCGCGACCAGTCCTGGGACGATGA